The following are encoded in a window of Psychrobacter sp. P11F6 genomic DNA:
- a CDS encoding YeeE/YedE family protein, translating into MSIQIDWQAFTPISLVGGLMLGVATVILLLGIGRIAGISGIFSSLLKPKRVEMWQVLFILGLVISPLLYGLVKPLPDIEISSSLPLLIGAGLLVGFGTRLGSGCTSGHGICGNARLSPRSMAATVTFMLFGIVTVYIGRHVLGLI; encoded by the coding sequence ATGAGTATACAAATAGATTGGCAGGCCTTTACGCCAATTTCCTTGGTAGGCGGGCTGATGCTAGGCGTTGCAACGGTCATCTTGCTATTGGGCATTGGTCGTATTGCGGGTATTAGTGGTATTTTCTCAAGTCTCTTAAAACCCAAGCGCGTCGAGATGTGGCAGGTGTTATTCATACTTGGTCTTGTTATCTCGCCATTACTTTATGGTCTGGTAAAACCGTTGCCCGATATAGAGATTAGTAGCTCTTTGCCACTGCTTATTGGGGCAGGATTGCTGGTTGGTTTTGGGACACGTTTGGGTTCAGGTTGCACCAGTGGACATGGTATCTGCGGTAATGCGCGACTGTCGCCACGTTCGATGGCGGCGACGGTTACCTTTATGTTGTTTGGTATTGTGACCGTTTATATTGGTCGTCATGTCTTGGGTTTGATTTAA